A window of the Cannabis sativa cultivar Pink pepper isolate KNU-18-1 chromosome X, ASM2916894v1, whole genome shotgun sequence genome harbors these coding sequences:
- the LOC115702859 gene encoding homoserine kinase, whose amino-acid sequence MAFSLQAPVKPVTFPLSKPLSKRKPLFVCNLSLPLRYPLTSIEPEPVYASVKAFAPATVANLGPGFDFLGCAVDGVGDYVSLSIDPQVHPGEIAISEINGDNANKLSKNPLWNCAGIAAIEVMKMLGVRSVGLSLSLDKGLPLGSGLGSSAASAAAAAVAVNEIFGGKLGVEELVLAGLKSEEKVSGYHADNVAPAIMGGFILIRNYEPLELIRLSFPEDKELFFVLVSPDFEAPTKKMRAALPAEIGMPHHVWNCSQAGALVASVLQGDLVGLGKALSSDKIVEPRRAPLIPGMEAVKKAAIEAGAYGCTISGAGPTAVAVTDNEEKGKVIGEQMINAFLKEGKLKAVANVQRLDRVGARLIGSIPR is encoded by the coding sequence ATGGCGTTCTCCTTACAAGCTCCAGTCAAACCCGTAACCTTTCCTCTATCCAAACCTCTATCCAAGCGGAAACCCCTTTTCGTTTGCAACCTATCCTTACCTTTAAGATACCCACTCACCAGCATCGAACCCGAACCCGTTTACGCTTCCGTCAAGGCCTTTGCACCCGCCACAGTAGCCAATCTTGGTCCTGGGTTTGACTTTCTAGGCTGCGCCGTTGATGGAGTCGGTGATTACGTCTCCCTCAGCATTGACCCACAAGTTCACCCTGGCGAAATCGCCATCTCCGAAATCAATGGCGATAACGCCAACAAGCTCAGCAAAAACCCACTTTGGAACTGTGCAGGCATAGCCGCCATTGAAGTTATGAAGATGCTCGGTGTTCGATCTGTTGGTCTATCGCTTTCGCTTGACAAGGGTTTACCCTTAGGAAGTGGTCTTGGATCGAGTGCTGCTAGCGCGGCAGCTGCGGCGGTAGCGGTGAACGAGATTTTCGGAGGGAAATTGGGGGTTGAGGAATTGGTACTGGCTGGGCTTAAATCGGAGGAGAAGGTATCTGGATACCATGCGGACAATGTGGCACCGGCGATTATGGGAGGTTTCATATTGATTCGAAACTATGAACCTTTGGAGTTGATTCGGTTAAGTTTTCCAGAAGATAAAGAACTGTTTTTTGTACTGGTGAGTCCAGACTTTGAAGCTCCGACTAAGAAAATGCGGGCAGCTTTGCCAGCAGAGATTGGAATGCCTCACCATGTCTGGAATTGTAGCCAAGCTGGAGCATTGGTGGCATCTGTGTTGCAAGGGGATTTAGTGGGGTTGGGGAAGGCATTGTCTTCTGACAAGATCGTGGAGCCGAGGCGGGCTCCTCTGATTCCGGGCATGGAAGCTGTAAAGAAGGCCGCCATTGAGGCCGGTGCATATGGGTGCACCATCAGCGGAGCTGGGCCAACCGCGGTTGCAGTGACTGATAATGAGGAGAAAGGGAAAGTGATTGGTGAGCAAATGATCAATGCTTTCTTGAAAGAAGGCAAATTGAAAGCTGTGGCCAATGTTCAGAGGCTTGACCGGGTTGGTGCCAGGCTCATTGGTAGTATTCCCAGATAA
- the LOC115702860 gene encoding RING-H2 finger protein ATL8, which translates to MALPWFFFGKSFFSVIFLTISLSILSCVIIIVVASWRIALILWCHHSVETARRSTQSALVDRGFNRKMLRSLPKIAYNAEVYGKKLTECAICLMEFVDGDVMRVLTHCGHGFHMNCIDKWLESHSSCPSCRDVLVLEDCLNCNGVLRNHV; encoded by the coding sequence ATGGCGCTTCCATGGTTTTTCTTTGGGAAATCATTCTTCTCTGTTATCTTCTTGACTATATCCTTATCCATCTTAAGCTGTGTTATCATCATAGTCGTTGCCTCATGGAGAATTGCTTTGATTCTTTGGTGTCATCACTCTGTAGAAACAGCTAGACGATCGACACAATCTGCTTTGGTGGACCGAGGTTTTAACAGAAAGATGCTGCGCTCGCTCCCTAAAATTGCATACAACGCAGAAGTTTACGGGAAGAAGCTGACTGAGTGTGCAATCTGCTTGATGGAGTTTGTGGATGGGGATGTGATGAGGGTGTTGACACACTGTGGCCATGGCTTCCATATGAATTGTATCGATAAGTGGCTCGAGAGCCATTCCTCCTGCCCATCTTGCCGTGATGTTCTGGTTCTTGAAGATTGTCTTAATTGTAATGGGGTTTTGAGAAACCATGTATAG
- the LOC115702858 gene encoding monosaccharide-sensing protein 2, with protein MSGAVLVAIAAAIGNLLQGWDNATIAGAVLYIKKDFNLDSQPTLEGLIVATSLIGATLITTCSGAIADSLGRRPLLIISSLLYFVSGLVMLWSPNVYILLLARLLDGFGIGIAVTLVPVYISETAPPEIRGSLNTLPQFTGSGGMFLSYCMVFAMSLMPKPNWRLMLGVLSIPSVIYFFLTLFFLPESPRWLVSKGRMIEAKKVLQRLRGREDVAGEMALLVEGLGVGGDTSIEEYIIGPANELTDEVDPSDEKDQIKLYGPDQGLSWIAKPVTGQSALGLVSRHGSMANQSGFVDPLVTLFGSVHEKLPESGSMRSMLFPHFGSMFSVGGNQPRNEDWDEESLAREGEGYNSDAAGADSDDNLHSPLISRQTTSMEKDMVAPAHGSLSSIRQSSLVHGTAGEPGGSTGIGGGWQLAWKWTEREGADGKKEGGFKRIYLHQEGIPGSRRGSIVSLAGGDVQADGEFVQAAALVSQPALYSQDLVNQNPVGPAMVHPSAAKGPSWRDLFEPGVKHALVVGVGLQILQQFSGINGVLYYTPQILEQAGVGVLLSNLGISSSSASLLISAVTTLLMLPCIAVAMRLMDISGRRSLLLYTIPILIVTLVVLVLSSIINLGNVLHASISTVSVVVYFCCFVMGFGPIPNILCAEIFPTRVRGLCIAICALTFWIGDIIVTYSLPVMLKSVGLGGVFGMYAIVCVISWVFVYLKVPETKGMPLEVITEFFSVGAKQVAAAKHE; from the exons ATGAGTGGAGCTGTTCTTGTGGCTATTGCAGCTGCTATTGGTAATCTATTACAAGGATGGGATAATGCTACAATAGCAG GTGCTGTTTTGTATATAAAGAAAGATTTCAACTTGGATAGCCAACCCACTTTGGAAGGACTGATTGTTGCTACATCACTAATTGGAGCCACTTTAATCACAACATGTTCAGGAGCCATAGCTGATTCTCTTGGTCGTCGTCCCTTGTTGATTATCTCATCTCTGCTTTACTTTGTTAGTGGTCTTGTAATGTTATGGTCACCTAATGTCTATATTTTGTTGTTGGCAAGGCTTTTGGATGGTTTTGGTATTGGTATAGCTGTTACTTTGGTCCcagtttatatatctgagacaGCCCCACCTGagattagagggtcattgaatACCCTTCCACAGTTCACTGGTTCTGGTGGAATGTTTCTCTCTTATTGTATGGTTTTTGCCATGTCCCTTATGCCAAAACCAAACTGGAGATTGATGCTTGGAGTTCTTTCAATTCCATctgttatttatttctttttgacCTTATTTTTCTTGCCTGAGTCTCCTCGTTGGCTTGTGAGTAAAGGTCGGATGATTgaggctaagaaagttcttcagaGGTTGAGAGGAAGAGAAGATGTTGCAG GTGAGATGGCTTTGTTGGTTGAGGGTCTTGGAGTTGGAGGTGACACATCTATAGAGGAATACATAATTGGTCCAGCCAATGAGCTTACTGACGAGGTTGATCCATCTGATGAGAAGGATCAAATCAAGTTATATGGACCTGATCAAGGTCTTTCATGGATTGCCAAACCTGTCACTGGACAAAGTGCACTTGGGCTTGTTTCTAGGCATGGAAGCATGGCGAATCAGAGCGGTTTTGTTGATCCTCTTGTCACTCTCTTTGGCAGTGTTCATGAAAAGCTCCCTGAAAGTGGAAGTATGAGAAGCATGCTCTTCCCACATTTTGGTAGTATGTTCAGTGTTGGAGGAAACCAGCCTAGAAATGAAGATTGGGATGAGGAGAGCCTTGCTAGAGAAGGGGAAGGGTACAATTCAGATGCAGCTGGTGCTGATTCTGATGACAATTTGCATAGTCCATTGATATCTCGCCAGACAACGAGTATGGAGAAAGACATGGTTGCACCTGCTCATGGTAGTCTTTCTAGCATAAGACAAAGCAGTCTAGTTCATGGTACTGCTGGTGAACCAGGAGGCAGTACTGGAATTGGTGGAGGATGGCAATTGGCATGGAAATGGACCGAAAGAGAAGGCGCTGATGGTAAAAAGGAAGGAGGATTTAAGAGAATTTATCTGCATCAAGAGGGTATCCCGGGATCTCGCAGAGGGTCTATAGTTTCTCTTGCTGGTGGTGATGTTCAGGCAGATGGTGAGTTTGTTCAGGCTGCAGCCCTGGTTAGCCAACCTGCTCTTTATTCACAGGACCTTGTGAATCAGAATCCAGTTGGACCAGCTATGGTTCACCCATCTGCTGCTAAAGGGCCAAGCTGGAGAGATCTCTTTGAACCTGGAGTCAAACATGCTTTAGTTGTTGGAGTGGGATTACAAATCCTTCAGCAG TTCTCTGGTATAAATGGGGTTCTCTACTACACACCTCAAATCCTTGAGCAGGCAGGTGTTGGAGTCCTTCTTTCAAACTTGGGAATCAGTTCATCTTCTGCATCTTTGCTTATCAGTGCAGTAACAACTCTACTCATGCTTCCTTGTATAGCAGTGGCCATGAGGCTTATGGATATCTCTGGCAGAAG gagtTTACTACTGTACACAATCCCAATCTTGATAGTGACTCTTGTGGTCCTAGTCCTTTCAAGTATAATAAATTTGGGGAATGTTCTTCATGCATCAATCTCAACAGTCAGTGTTGTGGTTTACTTCTGTTGCTTTGTTATGGGGTTCGGGCCGATTCCTAACATCTTATGTGCAGAGATTTTCCCTACCCGAGTTCGTGGACTCTGCATTGCCATCTGTGCTCTCACATTCTGGATTGGAGACATCATCGTCACCTACTCACTTCCCGTTATGCTCAAATCCGTTGGTCTTGGTGGTGTTTTCGGCATGTATGCAATTGTTTGCGTCATTTCATGGGTGTTTGTTTACTTGAAAGTTCCAGAAACCAAGGGAATGCCCCTTGAAGTCATCACAGAGTTCTTCTCCGTTGGTGCCAAGCAGGTTGCAGCTGCCAAGCACGAATGA
- the LOC115723152 gene encoding mitochondrial phosphate carrier protein 1, mitochondrial, whose amino-acid sequence MKGVERKSRVEQFSPQYYGICALGGMISAGSTHFASTPLDCLKVHMHVNPVKYNGFGSGLSTLYREQGPFSLWRGWSGKLCGYGLQGGAKYGFYEYFKNTYSDVLGDSNKSFIYFISSISAQVIADMALCPFEAVKVRVQTQPSFAKGMLDGFPKFYATEGFTGFYRGLLPLWGRNIPFSMIMFTTFEHSVDFIYRNIIQNKKENCSRSQQLSVSCIAGFTASTAGAVVSNPADIIVSSLYKKNAGTIMQAVRNTGIVNLLTRSLPVRMTIIGPLVTTQWFLYDSIKLMIGLPTSGGLNKRLEEGN is encoded by the exons ATGAAAGGGGTTGAAAGAAAAAGCCGAGTTGAGCAATTCTCACCTCAGTATTATGGGATTTGTGCTCTTGGTGGAATGATCAGTGCTGGTTCTACCCATTTCGCTAGCACACCTCTTGACTGCTTGAAAGTTCATATGCAT GTGAATCCAGTCAAGTATAATGGGTTTGGTTCAGGGCTATCTACTCTCTATAGAGAACAAGGCCCTTTTTCCCTTTGGAGGGGTTGGTCTGGAAAGTTATGTGGATATGGTCTTCAGGGTGGTGCCAAATATGGTTTTTATGAGTACTTTAAGAATACTTACTCAGATGTATTGGGAGATAGTAACAAGAGTTTCATATACTTTATCAGCAGTATATCAGCTCAAGTAATTGCAGATATGGCTCTTTGTCCATTTGAAGCTGTCAAAGTCAGAGTTCAAACACAGCCTAGTTTTGCAAAGGGCATGTTAGATGGGTTTCCAAAATTTTATGCAACTGAAGGCTTTACAGG CTTTTACAGGGGACTTCTTCCACTTTGGGGTCGAAATATTCCAT TTTCCATGATCATGTTCACAACATTTGAGCATTCAGTGGACTTCATATACCGtaatataattcaaaataagaaagaaaattgCTCAAGATCCCAACAACTTAGTGTGTCATGTATAGCGGGTTTCACTGCTTCAACTGCTGGTGCCGTCGTCTCTAATCCTGCTGACATTATTGTATCCTccctttataaaaaaaatgctgGAACTATTATGCAG GCTGTAAGGAATACTGGGATTGTAAATTTGCTTACTAGAAGTCTTCCTGTTCGAATGACGATTATCGGCCCTCTTGTTACTACGCAGTGGTTCTTGTATGACAGCATTAAATTGATGATTGGATT GCCTACAAGTGGAGGACTCAACAAGCGCCTCGAAGAGGGTAACTAA
- the LOC115702856 gene encoding calcium-dependent protein kinase 26, giving the protein MGNTCRGSFRGKYFQGSEPEDQSASISKRNTPSNRSVSDHSSTSLNSQQQQQTSQELAKAKENSNNNNSNCNSNNPAFVTSNKKDTIMRKGLDNQTYYVLGHKTANIRDLYTLGRKLGQGQFGTTYLCTENSTKNEYACKSISKRKLISKEDVEDVRREIQIMHHLAGHKNIVTIKGAYEDSLYVHIVMELCAGGELFDRIIQRGHYSERKAAELTKIIVGVVEACHSLGVMHRDLKPENFLLVNKDDDFSLKAIDFGLSVFFKPGQIFTDVVGSPYYVAPEVLLKHYGPEADVWTAGVILYILLSGVPPFWAETQQGIFDAVLKGQIDFDSDPWPVISDSAKDLIRKMLCSRPSERLTAHEVLCHPWICENGVAPDRALDPAVMSRLKQFSAMNKLKKMALRVIAESLSEEEIAGLREMFTAMDTDNSGAITFDELKAGLRRYGSTMKDTEIRDLMEAADVDNSGTIDYGEFIAATVHLNKLEREEHLLAAFQYFDKDGSGYITVDELQQACAEHNMTDVFLEDVIREVDQDNDGRIDYGEFVAMMQKGNAGIGRRTMRNSVNISMRDAPPSAH; this is encoded by the exons atGGGCAATACATGCCGTGGATCTTTTAGGGGGAAATACTTTCAGGGGAGCGAGCCTGAGGACCAATCTGCTTCCATCTCCAAACGCAACACTCCTTCTAATCGTTCTGTTTCAGACCATTCATCAACAAGTTTGAACtcccaacaacaacaacaaacatCTCAAGAATTAGCCAAAGCCAAAGAAAACAGTAATAATAACAACAGTAACTGTAACAGTAACAATCCAGCTTTTGTTACTTCCAACAAGAAAGATACAATCATGAGGAAAGGTCTTGATAACCAAACTTACTATGTTTTGGGTCATAAAACTGCTAATATCCGTGACCTTTACACTTTGGGTCGTAAATTAGGACAAGGTCAATTTGGGACTACTTATTTATGTACTGAGAATTCTACTAAGAATGAGTATGCTTGTAAATCTATCTCCAAGAGGAAATTGATTTCAAAGGAGGATGTTGAGGATGTTAGGAGAGAGATTCAGATAATGCACCATTTGGCTGGTCACAAGAATATTGTCACCATCAAAGGTGCTTATGAGGATTCTCTTTATGTCCATATTGTTATGGAACTTTGTGCTGGTGGTGAATTGTTTGATAGGATTATTCAAAGGGGACATTATAGTGAGAGGAAGGCTGCTGAATTGACCAAGATTATTGTTGGGGTTGTTGAGGCATGCCATTCTCTTGGAGTTATGCATAGAGATTTGAAGCCTGAAAATTTCTTGTTGGTTAATAAGGAtgatgatttttctctcaaagctATTGATTTTGGTCTTTCTGTATTCTTCAAACCAG GTCAAATTTTCACTGATGTGGTTGGTAGCCCTTACTATGTTGCTCCTGAGGTACTCCTTAAGCACTATGGACCAGAAGCAGATGTGTGGACTGCAGGGGTCATATTGTACATATTGTTAAGTGGAGTGCCACCATTTTGGGCTG AAACACAGCAGGGCATTTTCGATGCTGTTTTGAAGGGACAGATTGATTTTGACTCAGACCCGTGGCCTGTCATATCTGATAGTGCAAAAGATCTAATAAGGAAAATGCTGTGCTCTAGACCTTCAGAACGCTTGACTGCTCATGAAGTATTAT GTCACCCTTGGATTTGCGAAAATGGAGTTGCTCCTGATAGAGCACTCGATCCAGCTGTCATGTCTCGGCTCAAACAGTTCTCAGCAATGAATAAGTTGAAGAAAATGGCTTTGAGG GTTATAGCTGAGAGCCTTTCTGAGGAGGAGATTGCTGGTCTGAGAGAAATGTTTACAGCAATGGACACTGATAACAGTGGTGCTATCACATTTGATGAACTGAAAGCTGGACTGCGTAGATATGGCTCCACCATGAAAGATACAGAGATACGTGATCTTATGGAGGCG GCTGATGTGGACAACAGCGGGACTATTGACTATGGAGAATTCATAGCTGCTACAGTTCATCTTAACAAACTAGAACGCGAGGAACATCTACTTGCAGCATTTCAGTACTTCGACAAGGATGGAAGTGGTTACATTACAGTGGATGAACTCCAGCAAGCTTGTGCAGAACATAATATGACTGATGTTTTCCTTGAAGATGTAATCAGAGAAGTTGACCAAGATAAT GATGGAAGAATCGATTATGGTGAATTTGTCGCTATGATGCAGAAGGGCAATGCAGGAATTGGAAGACGAACTATGAGGAACAGTGTGAATATAAGCATGAGAGATGCACCACCAAGTGCTCATTAG